The Platichthys flesus chromosome 17, fPlaFle2.1, whole genome shotgun sequence DNA window TGCTCGTACTCACTCACAGTCCTAAGCCGAAATCCTGGTTCTGGTGCTTATCGTCATCAAATACTTGCTAATGTGAAGCTAAAGTCACATGTGTTGCTTTTCAGCTTGTTGATCGATCGGAGTCAAGATGTCGTACATGCTCCCTCATCTCCACAATGGCTGGCAGGTCGACCAAGCCATCCTGTCCGAGGAGGACCGAGTTCTCGTCATCCGCTTCGGACACGACTGGGACCCAACATGCATGAAAATGGACGAGGTTCTGTACAGCATCGCAGAAAAGGTCTGAGGTCTTTCTGTGTAAACAGTGTGATGTAGCATATTAGCTTAGCCATCTAAACATGATCAATAGCACAATAGTCTGCTATCAACTGAAGGGGTCAGATCTGTGTGAATGTAAACATTAGACTTTGAGAAACAACACTTCGAGCAGTGAAATGCACTCAGTTCAACCAGTTGGCTGATCAAAACTGACGTCTTGACATTCATGACATTATattatgttttccttttttatattatggttatttataatattcactgtttccactgggTCCTAAAAAGTCCAACAATATAGCTATATTgataattggaaattaaaatgtattcaatatgGTAAGATATTACTCTACCTACCTGAATGCCTTCAGGTAGGTCCTAATTATGTTAAAGTCCATCACACAGAGCCTTTTTTTTGTAAGCTAAATGTTTTGGTGGAATGCAAGGTCTGCAATGTCTTAGTGTGTTTCAGTTCTTCAGACTTTAGCAGCCTGTAATAAAAGAACGAACAAAACCAATGTGGAACTGATAATCCACAAATACCTTGTTCACAATCATCACAAGACATTCAGTTTGCCTGTGGGACAGACTGGGAATAATAGGCTTGCACTTTTGAGAGATATCAGGCGTTTTGAGAGATATCATTCACTTGGATACTTTAAGTTTTTCCTCAAATATAGGGATGGATTTAAATCTGGGACACTGATGTTTCATCCCTATGTGTCAAAAAAAGTCTTGAATTTACTTGTTGAAACCTTGTTTAAAGCTTTTGTTAAACTACATTGGAATCACATTTGTTATGCCCTAGAACCGGTATCCGACACCACAATCCATATATCGGTCAGTCTCTATTATGATCACAAATTGTAGGTGTTGTAGAAATCACATAATGTTATTATCAAACAGCTGCTGACACTGCTTTTTTCTGTTACCAGCCCTATTGGTACTCCAGTCTGAGTTACACATTTTGAATATCCTTGTCGATCGCAGCGTCTCCAACTGTTGCAGAATTAATCAACTTAACGAAATGGTTGACTGTAAAATCCACATACGCTGTGGAGCGTTCAGAACTAACAAGAGCATTAAAGTTTATTACAGCACAGTTTGGCTTGACAGTCTTATCGAAGTGCACGTTACCAGAAAACCATGTAAGGGTCCTGCATTTGGACGCTATAGATTTCCTCTAGTGCTGATTTTGTATTAGCTGCTAGAGGATACGAAGATTTAACACTATTTTCATCACTGTGATCGCTGCTCTTGGCAGTTTACTGCTGATTTTACAACTAAGATTTCCATTACTGGATATTATGCTGATGTCTCTTGCTCTCTGTCAGCAATTTATAAACCAATTCCAGTTCGTGCTGCCCGGAGATATTAAAGCTGCCAAATAGCTCACTTATTGAAGTCATTTCTTAAAGATTTAACATATGAAAGTGTGCAAGTATATTTAAATTTGCCCAGTTTTAGAATTACTTCACTGGAATAGTGAGAAAAAGCTGTCGCAGAAagttgttcctgttttgttgaATGTATGCTGATGTCAGCAAAGCTCACCCTcataatttataaatgtatattttgacaGGTTAAGAATTTTGCTGTCATTTACCTGGTGGACATCACAGAAGTTCCCGACTTCAACAAGATGTACGAGTTGTATGACCCCTGCACTGTCATGTTCTTCTTCAGGTAGGACACTCACTGCCTAGACTGCCCAGTATCAAGccataaatcattattattactttaattaCCTGTGAAGTGTTACTCATATTACCCATCTCATGATATTGTTATTGTCCGTCCTCAGGAACAAACACATCATGATTGATTTGGGCACCGGTAACAACAACAAGATCAACTGGACGATGGAGGACAAGCAGGAGATGATAGACATTGTAGAAACTGTATACCGAGGAGCAAGAAAGGGACGAGGTCTGGTGGTGTCTCCAAAGGATTATTCTACAAAATACAGATattgattctttttttcccttccttatttttttaagatgtttttttcttctgatacatttttgtgacacaacacaaagactcGAGTTACAGAAATCTGAGACCTTTTAGTTTTTACCAGGAAAACAAGACTCTTATTAATGCCCATGACTGTGTAACATTGTgccgtgtgttttttttgtctgtctttgtgtgttgagataaacattttattcagtttattcAAATTAAGTTGTCGACTTATTTCTGTGAAACAAGTGCTGAAGAAACCAGACTCATTACACAAGACCTCTTTTCATATGTTGTAATAAATCTTGACATTTACAGAAAACATTGTTCGTAGGTTTTTGCTGTTTCAGAGCATTTTATTGAAACCTTTGCATAAATATAAAgagaaaatttgaataaatgtgACTTAATTCTATGGAAAATATTAAAAGATATTCCATATTTAATTGGGATTTTCTGAAATTATAGTTAAAAATATGTGTCAAACTCAGTATGATTTGAACATTTATGTTAAGAGGATGTGCAGCGAGGGTGCAGTGCCCTATAATCTCCATCAGGTGGAGTCAGATGTGCAGGTCTTCTGTACAGATGAGATGATCTAACCCACCACTGGGTGATCTATCAAACAAACAATGTTGGACATGTCTTatcacacacaaaggaaatctAGTTTGATTTAAATAAGTCAACCGCTAATGCCACAAACGTAGAAACAATTGGTAATGAATGgatataggaaatgaaacaattatttacaataaattaGAGCCataaatggagaaaaacaaacattgccAAGGTGTTGCATGATGGGTACATTAACAGGTTTATGTTCAAGGTTTTGGCACTTGTGTATGAATTTATATTGGTAATGCAAATTAAGCATGGAGGCTGGTGTATGTGCAGTCCAGGTGCAGTTACACAAGCTCTCTTATGAGTGAAGGTGGTATAATATTGTGAGAAAACCTGTGGATTGGTATAGTGCAGCACAGGATAGATATAAATAActtacacatacatacacacagaactATAATAGTAATTTCACAGTAATTACAGGGTATTGTGCAGACACTGCAGGGAAACATCCACTTGGCCGAGCTTACTCTTCATGACTGTGATGTCCTTTGGGAAGAAACAATTCTTGTTCCTGCTAGTTTTGGCGCTCAGTGCTGAGCACACAGTGCGGCTGCCGGAGGGAGAGACATCCACACAAGCGTTGGCCGTGTTGCGAAGTGTTTGTCTCCGAGGCTCTCACAGCAGGTGTGGGAGTTACCATTTAAGAGCTGGAGATTTCATGGGttgatttaacatgtttttattttcactgtgacCATCACTGCAGTTAAGGAAGAATCCCCATGTGTTTTTGTAAGTCCCCAATGTCTACACAAAACAGCAGCAATCCCCTGTGGACCACTCCTCTGTGGGGCGAAGACAGAGCAGGATAATTATTGCAGGCCCTCAGCTcttgcttgttttgtttcccaAACAGTTTTCATCATCTGCACACAGCCCTGACTGTAGTTATCCATCAGTAGGAGAGTGATGGGAAAACTGAGAGAAGTatacagagcagagaaaaaggaagagCGAGGAGAAAGTAGCGGGTGAGGGTGTTGTAGAGAACGAGAGAAATATCAGTAGATGAGACTCATTAATATCCCTTAACCATCAGCTCAGTCTCCTACAGCTCCTCATAATCACACAGCACATACTGCACCGGAGAAACTGTCCAATTTGTTGAGTGATAAATGAGGTGAAAGGAGACaaattctgtctctctctgaattttgtgagtgtgtttggacCAAAGACCGAGAGGGATCCTCTCCAGAGTAAATATTCTGACCTCCCCACCTCTCCTTAGTGAGACAAGTCGGGAGTCACTTGGGGTAAGACCTCCAGtttcagagtctgtgtgtgtttgtgtgtgtgtgcgttttttcAATGTTCAAGGTAAGGCATGATTTGGACATGGTTAAGGTACGGGATGAGGTTTTTAATTAGGTTGTCCACAATGATTGGAAGTCCAAATAAAGTCATAGTAAAGAAAGCAACACAAACCAGTGTCCGTGTGTTTTGCACAACCCAGGGTACTGTACATCCCTGGTTTTGACACGTTCCCTGAAGACCCCACTCAACTCTCAGCTTCCCGTAAGGTTGTAACAGGAGAGACCAACACTCTGACCACACTTGGCTGCTCtagagttaaaaagaaaaacacacaatctagaAAGTATTCGTTTTTCAGGAACCATAAAAATGCTGCGTTTTTAGGTGACGTGCCATTCATTCTTTTTCAAATATAACGGTATGAGAGCTGGAGCCCGAGGATGACCTCAATGCGCCAATGAGCAGTTTTACTGTTCAAAATAAACTAATTTCctcatctttgtgtgtttgtcgatAACGTTGAGGACCCATATACTGTACATCCCCCCAAGGCCTCCCATGTCCTTTCCACTTAGATTAACCTACAGTCTGGCATGCTTTTGTCTGGCCTATCCCTGCAGGCTCCATGTACAGCGTCACTTGGCCCCATATGGAGCACTGGGGCCAAAGGCCGCATCCATTGGTCCATTATAATTCACATTATCATGCATTGTTGTTCCCTATTACTGTTAATCAGCTCAGCCCCGGGGGGAATGGAGAGGTCTGGACGACGAAGGGTTACTGGGAATCTCCGGTCTAGACACATATGGATACATGGCGGGATGCTGCATACAGTGTTTGTTTGGGGGTGGATGttagagaggcagagggaggaggatgtgTTCCTCCTATAGACTGTGTGGGAAATATCTACACCCAGCACAGACACTGAATTAATCCGGGATCTGTTTTCAACTGATAGCGTTTAAGTGGATCTACACAAAGAGGGTGTAGTGTGCAGGCCGTGAGGATCATCTGGGTACCAGGGGGAAGGCATCCTGGCACCCCaccatgtttctctctccctttctatGTTgccgcctccctccctcctctttttcttgtCTGTCACTGTCCATGTGGATGCCCAACGCGAGGGGGAAGGGTGAGCGGCGGGGGTGGCCAATTTCTGGGACACCCCCACCCCTGCAGATTCCCCTGTTGGCACCATTAGAGCCGTTCCCTCTACCCAGTAACCGTGCCTCACTCAGCTGTGCGTCACCACTCCTTTCGAGTCAGTGGCTTTTGAAAGTCCGCCTCCAAGTCAGGCTGgatcatcgtcatcatcttcatcatcactatTCAGGATCCCTATACTGCATATGTTCATGCATAGTGGCCTTCTAAACCAAACATatccaattttattttattacttttggTGTCTAGAGATGTAGAGTTAAATAATTTACAAGCAAAATACATATACTTTCTCCTCACTATAACTATTTGCTGGTTGTTCCAATAGGCACTGGGGAAGTAGGGGGTGAGTCCAAATCCGTGCAAATCACTGAAAAGTTCTCACCGTGTTATTCCTTGACCTCTTAGCTTCttcctttgacatttttataCACTGGAATGGCACACAGAGTGCATACAACCACCAAGACCCGACTGTgcccttgaattcaatcaagctagACCAATTTGCAAACACTCATAGACAACCATCCAGCCATTATCTTTTGAGGGTCCCTGGGGGAGCTGGAGTCAATCATCCATCAGaccctgaatacgcctgatttCTTCCAAGATCCATGAGTTACTCCCTGAGAAATTGGTGAAATCATCAAACAACTTCCTATcccacaatgttaaagagagtgaTCAAACATTTCCTGGATCTGCATTCTTATCCGGATCCAAACCAATATTTCATGGTTTATTTCCTGACCCATGGCGGATTCCTTCCATCACGATTAGTGGAAATCCATTGAGTTGTTTCTGCGTAAACTTGCCTACTATCAAAtacaccaacaaacaaacatacccTCCCTAAAAGCAAAACCCAAATATACAATttaggaaaaaacacaaaaaccctATTTATGTAGCGGAAAGCTGATTGCTTCACTTTTCTGTTAATCATTACACAACCTCTCAGGTGTCAGTAGGGAGGGTCCTGACCCCCAGGATGGGGAACTCTGCATTGCATACTCTCAAAGTAATGTGAGGTGAGTGTATGGTGCTAGTACTGCTACTCTCACAGTAAAGGACTACTCTGtgtacacatacatgcatgtgtcattCCGACAGCAAACCTCCACTCGTAAATCTGTGACCTCAATCCAGCCTGTCCTTCAACTTCCTCAGCCCACAAgctccagctctcctctccaagatggaagttttctggaagttGGTagaaggagaactcaggcagcagctgatgccCTATGCAGGAGGTcgaatgtagacttgatgcatcaaggagaccaaaAAGGTTTAACAATATACCAACGCTAACAGATCAACATAAGCAATTGTGACCCCAAAGCCTGAAAATGTCTCACACAGCATCCCCatatatctccctctacttgcGTCACCCATTCCAACAGCGCACCCATGAAAGGCCTGATTTGTCATTGTCACTCgttatgttacatgtaggtgtttgaTTCCTATTGGATAGCAAGGTGTATATATGCACTCCTAAATCACGTTGAGTTCTtacgtcttgccactggtgtAATAGGCAGAAGAGTCAGAGAttggtgtctctctgtctgagcaTCTGAATTTGGTAAGAAAGTCGTTCCATGTAGACACTACAATGGGCTGCTGGTTGGCCCTTCATCTGTAGCCTGACCTTGGGCACTGCTCGGTGAGGGAAGGGAGTATTTGTGGAAGGAGCTCTATTCTCCTCATGTGTGAGAATGGTCCAAAATTCTCTCACACTCTCGGGTTATATCACATCCTCTTTGCATAGCCAGCCGTCATCACCATCAGATCCATTCTAGAGCAGTGTTATATGGCTCCTTCAGGTCTTTGTCACAGCAAATGGGACCACTTGGAGGATGTGGGCCATGGTCTGGGGACACTGAGAGTCAAGGTTGATTCCCCATTGGTTTTTCCTACTTTCACCCCGGCTCTTTGCTTTGCTGTCGCACTTCCTGATCTCCGTAGAGTAGATGCCTGGAATCAATTAGTTGTTTATATCTTTCGGttattgtgattgtttttcATCGGATGTGGGGCGGTGAGATACCTGCCGACCTAAATAAGTCTGGAGAAGCTGCTTTACATAACCAGTGAGAGCCTTCAAACCTCATCTCCGTGCTGATGGTTTTCGCCCCCTAAACCCTTCAAAGGGAATACAGACAGGGAGACCTgatggagaagcaggaggagatggTTCACTGATGTATCCTGAGATGGTGAGCGACGGCTCAACTCCAAACTGCCTCTGAATCAACATCCTATTTATTCATCTGATCCGTCAATCTCCTCTTCTGAGATCAGTcgtgggctttagagtgggatTCAGTTTTTGCCCCCCAACTCACATTACATGAACTATTGCCTGCAGGTTGGTGGATATTAACAACAGCAGATGTTTCATACTGATAATATGctgaaaccaaaacacacacacacacacacacacacacacacacactgtgtgtcatTAACTAAGTCCCTGCCTGCACTCTCGTAGATGCTGACACACTTAGCAACCGGGTGTTATTTGGCTTTAATTCCCTTCTGTGTCTGCTTTTTACTTCACTCAGGGACCTGTGActaaatggatttgcatctttCCCTCTCATCCTGCATTTATTCCCAATGGGATGTCATCCCTCCATCTGTAGCGAAACAAGGGGTCTATTTGACTTAGCTGCAACAGATACCAGTACACAGGCAGGAGGCCTGTTTGTGCGCTCTGTGGCATTGCTGACGCAGATGTACCGGGCtcatgcaaaacaaacacacatggatcACATTTGCCTCCATTCATGGCAGACAGCCCCATTCAGAAGAATCAGGCCCAATTAGCACCTGCCCCGCACTGGCAGGCAGAACAGGAGGTGTGACGCTGAGAAGTGCTCCAGctgaaccaacacacacacacacacactgcacccaTGTCCCCATGACTTCAaaggacattacattgatttaCTGGTTCCTACTGACCTAACCTTTTTACCCTAACCTTAATCtaaacttaaccttaacccAACCTTTAAACACACCTTCACT harbors:
- the txnl4a gene encoding thioredoxin-like protein 4A, with the translated sequence MSYMLPHLHNGWQVDQAILSEEDRVLVIRFGHDWDPTCMKMDEVLYSIAEKVKNFAVIYLVDITEVPDFNKMYELYDPCTVMFFFRNKHIMIDLGTGNNNKINWTMEDKQEMIDIVETVYRGARKGRGLVVSPKDYSTKYRY